CCGGGAATTTCCGTCTTAACCATGATGGATCTCAAGAAGATTTACGTGCTCTTGTCCTTAGATCAGGATTCTATGTTGCGTCTACGCGTCGGTCAGCCTGCCGAATTAAGTTTTGAAACTCTGCGAGGAATGAAATTGCACGGGAAAGTGACGAAAGTTTACCCTTCCGACGGACAATTCTTTGTCAGAATCGAAGTGGATTCCATGCCCGCAGGAGTTCTTCCGGAAATGACCGCAGATGTGGCCGTGGAAGTGGATCGAAAAACGAACGCATTACTAATTCCGATCACCTCCATCGAGAAAGGCAGGATTCAGATAAAACGAGACGGCAAAAAGTTTTGGATCCCCGCCAAGGTCGGAGCCGTAGACGGAGAGTGGTGCGAAGTATTGGAGAATTCGATTCTTCCGACTGATACCGTATACATTCAAGAAGGGAGATGAAAGAATTATGCTATTCTTAGCCATTCGACAACTATTGAGTCGACCCCAGCAAACGGTTTTGACCTTTCTGGGTATTTTATTGGGAACGGCGGCTTATTGTTCTTTTTCGGGAATCATGATCGGGTTTCAGGAGTATATCACGGATCAATTAGTGAATAATGATGCGCAGATTCGAATTTCTCCTAGGGACGACGTTCTCAAAGTGGAAACCTTTCGGGGAGTTTTTTTTCCGGAGTCGGTCGCCGTCCGCTGGATAAAACCGCCTTCGGGTAAAACAGATTCGAACCAATTAACGAACGCTAACGGTTGGTTTTTGAAACTGGACGAGGACGATCGTGTCGAAGCATACGCGCCTCAGTTAAATCA
The Leptospira inadai serovar Lyme str. 10 genome window above contains:
- a CDS encoding efflux RND transporter periplasmic adaptor subunit, giving the protein MNKLLVFLRFLYSSRKGKVAIVIVGSGLFFLGVFLIAKIGFGKRSMSPRNGPIVELVYALGTVKSDRIYHMKFGIASEVKKLFVKEGDILKAGTELLVSDSGAVFRAPFDGTVTTLSYQEAEVVMPGISVLTMMDLKKIYVLLSLDQDSMLRLRVGQPAELSFETLRGMKLHGKVTKVYPSDGQFFVRIEVDSMPAGVLPEMTADVAVEVDRKTNALLIPITSIEKGRIQIKRDGKKFWIPAKVGAVDGEWCEVLENSILPTDTVYIQEGR